In a genomic window of Aeromonas veronii:
- a CDS encoding aminotransferase class V-fold PLP-dependent enzyme, which yields MKLTELFAQADPAFGEAMNTLLESFHHSDDSQVPYQRDQFTHQLDQSCMPAVGLSIEEYLARLATLVPGASHLTSPRYMGHMTAPLPAYTAELSRLLVMLNQNPMKMESSRLLSFLEREVLAKLHRLIYGRDDAFYGEQMHAKDAALGVMTSGGTIANVTALWLARNRACGDNLFALYEQGYRGAVILGSRLMHYSFDKGMDLLGLGARSVWRLETDEQNRLSLAALEQALIQCKEQKLKVLALVGVAGSTDFGSIDPLPELAAIAEREQIHFHVDAAWGGPTLFSPRYQNLLAGIERADTVTLDGHKQLLVPLGTGMLLCRQPNLMMAVKREAPYAIRATSFDQGRFTLEGTRPANALYLDAAFQLFGQQGYADLIEANYDRARLMAELIESDPAFELMSAPVMNLLSYRCIPPHLQGKALDEAANAQINAFNVALQKAQRAEGHSFVSRTQRAVVRYGAQPLTLLRAVLLNPLIEERHIRELLADQKRLGEPLACQLFG from the coding sequence ATGAAGTTGACTGAGTTGTTTGCACAAGCGGATCCCGCCTTTGGCGAGGCGATGAACACCTTGCTGGAGAGCTTCCACCACTCCGACGACAGTCAGGTCCCCTACCAGCGAGACCAGTTCACCCACCAGCTCGATCAATCCTGTATGCCTGCGGTTGGCCTCTCCATCGAGGAGTATCTGGCGCGTCTGGCGACCCTGGTGCCCGGCGCCTCTCACCTCACCTCGCCACGCTACATGGGCCACATGACGGCGCCACTGCCGGCCTATACCGCCGAGCTGTCGCGCCTGCTGGTGATGCTGAACCAGAATCCGATGAAGATGGAGTCCTCCCGCCTGCTCAGCTTCCTGGAGCGGGAGGTGCTGGCCAAGCTGCACCGCCTCATCTATGGCCGGGACGATGCCTTCTACGGCGAGCAGATGCATGCCAAGGATGCCGCCCTCGGCGTCATGACCAGCGGCGGCACCATTGCCAACGTCACGGCGCTGTGGCTGGCCCGCAACCGCGCCTGCGGCGACAACCTGTTTGCCCTCTATGAGCAGGGCTATCGCGGCGCCGTCATTCTGGGTTCCCGGCTGATGCACTACTCCTTCGACAAGGGGATGGATCTGCTGGGACTGGGCGCCCGCAGCGTCTGGCGCCTTGAGACCGACGAGCAGAACCGGCTCAGTCTGGCTGCGCTGGAGCAGGCGCTGATCCAGTGCAAAGAACAGAAATTGAAGGTGCTGGCGCTGGTCGGCGTGGCGGGCAGCACCGACTTTGGCTCCATCGATCCGCTGCCGGAGCTGGCCGCCATCGCCGAGCGCGAGCAGATCCATTTTCATGTGGATGCAGCCTGGGGCGGCCCGACCCTCTTCTCCCCCCGCTATCAAAACCTGCTGGCCGGGATCGAGCGAGCCGATACCGTCACCCTAGATGGCCACAAACAGCTGCTGGTGCCGCTCGGTACCGGCATGCTGCTCTGCCGCCAGCCCAATCTGATGATGGCGGTCAAGCGGGAGGCTCCCTACGCCATTCGCGCCACCTCGTTTGATCAGGGCCGCTTTACGCTGGAAGGCACCCGCCCGGCCAACGCCCTCTATCTGGATGCCGCCTTCCAGCTATTTGGCCAGCAAGGCTATGCCGACCTGATCGAGGCCAACTACGACCGGGCCCGCCTGATGGCCGAACTTATCGAAAGCGATCCTGCCTTCGAGCTGATGTCGGCGCCGGTGATGAACCTGCTCTCCTACCGCTGCATCCCGCCCCACCTGCAGGGCAAGGCGCTGGACGAAGCGGCCAACGCGCAGATCAACGCCTTCAACGTGGCGCTGCAAAAAGCCCAGCGGGCCGAGGGGCACAGCTTTGTCTCCCGCACCCAGCGGGCAGTGGTGCGCTACGGCGCCCAGCCGCTCACCCTGCTGCGCGCCGTGCTGCTTAACCCGCTTATCGAAGAGCGCCATATCCGCGAGCTGCTGGCGGATCAAAAACGGTTGGGCGAGCCCCTTGCCTGCCAGCTATTTGGCTAG
- a CDS encoding type I secretion C-terminal target domain-containing protein: MVDFSKAEGDKLDLSDLLDHDGSKNESSLKGLLSVFEDSQGVHFKVSESQGGPATQEIVLSGHSFASLTGNSASSASQVIDYMLANNMLDIDK, translated from the coding sequence GTGGTCGACTTCTCCAAGGCAGAAGGTGACAAGCTGGACCTGAGCGATCTGCTGGATCATGATGGGTCTAAAAATGAATCGTCATTGAAAGGTTTGTTGTCTGTGTTTGAAGATAGCCAAGGCGTGCATTTCAAGGTTAGCGAGTCGCAGGGTGGCCCAGCTACCCAGGAAATCGTGTTGTCCGGCCATAGTTTTGCAAGTCTGACCGGTAACAGTGCGTCAAGTGCCAGTCAGGTGATCGACTACATGTTGGCCAACAATATGCTCGATATCGACAAGTAA
- a CDS encoding putative transporter, which translates to MSEIALSISMLSLVAVLGLWLGNWRVYGVGLGIGGVLFGGIIVGHFAGVSDLALDEHTLHFIQEFGLILFVYTIGIQVGPGFFSSLRSSGLKLNAFAALLVILGCVVAAGLHQLFDVPLPVILGVFSGAVTNTPSLGAGQQILAELGAAPGSTGLMGMGYAVAYPFGICGILLTMWLVRVFFRIKIDDEAAQFELQTGKTKESLQTINIAVRNPNMHGLMLSEIPSLDESDVICSRLKRGDELMVPRPESRIELGDLLHLVGERHALHKVLLVLGEEVDTSLSTRGTDLRVERVVVTNEQVLGKKIRDLDIKQRYDVVISRLNRAGIELVPTSQTSLQFGDILNLVGRLDAIEAVTNVVGNVQQKLQQVQMLPVFIGIGLGVLLGSIPFYLPGFPAALKLGLAGGPLVVALILSRIGSIGKLYWFMPPSANLALREIGIVLFLAVVGFKSGAGFVDTLINGDGPSWMLYGAAITLIPLLVVGVLARLYGKMNYLTLCGLLAGSMTDPPALAFANAMHPTSGASALSYATVYPLVMFLRIISPQLLAIILWAGA; encoded by the coding sequence ATGAGTGAAATCGCGCTTTCCATCAGCATGTTGTCGCTGGTGGCAGTGCTAGGACTCTGGCTGGGGAACTGGCGGGTCTATGGCGTTGGGTTAGGGATCGGTGGGGTGCTGTTCGGCGGCATCATAGTGGGTCACTTTGCCGGAGTGTCGGATCTCGCTCTGGATGAGCACACTCTTCATTTCATTCAAGAATTTGGCCTGATCCTGTTTGTCTATACCATCGGCATCCAGGTTGGGCCGGGCTTCTTCTCGTCATTGCGCAGTTCGGGTCTCAAACTCAACGCCTTTGCCGCTCTGCTGGTCATCCTTGGCTGCGTGGTGGCTGCCGGCTTGCACCAACTGTTTGATGTGCCGCTGCCGGTCATTCTGGGGGTCTTCTCCGGCGCCGTCACCAATACGCCATCCCTCGGTGCGGGCCAGCAGATCTTGGCCGAGCTGGGCGCTGCGCCCGGTTCGACCGGTCTGATGGGGATGGGCTATGCGGTCGCCTATCCGTTCGGCATCTGTGGCATTTTGCTCACCATGTGGTTGGTTCGGGTGTTCTTTCGTATCAAGATCGACGATGAAGCCGCCCAGTTCGAGCTACAAACCGGTAAAACCAAGGAGAGCTTGCAGACCATCAACATCGCGGTTCGCAACCCCAATATGCACGGGCTGATGCTGAGCGAGATCCCGAGCCTCGATGAATCTGATGTGATCTGTTCACGGCTCAAGCGTGGCGATGAACTGATGGTGCCGCGCCCGGAATCCCGTATCGAACTGGGTGACTTGCTGCACCTGGTCGGTGAGCGTCACGCGCTGCACAAGGTGTTGCTGGTGCTTGGAGAAGAGGTCGATACCTCCCTCTCTACTCGCGGTACCGATCTGCGTGTCGAGCGGGTAGTGGTAACCAACGAGCAGGTGCTGGGTAAGAAGATCCGCGATCTCGACATCAAACAGCGCTATGACGTGGTGATCTCCCGCCTCAATCGGGCTGGTATTGAACTGGTGCCGACCAGCCAGACCAGCCTGCAGTTTGGCGACATTCTTAACCTGGTGGGACGCCTCGATGCTATCGAAGCGGTGACCAATGTGGTCGGCAACGTGCAGCAAAAACTGCAGCAGGTGCAGATGTTGCCGGTCTTTATCGGGATTGGCCTAGGGGTATTGCTCGGCTCCATTCCCTTCTATCTGCCCGGATTCCCGGCCGCGCTCAAGCTGGGTTTGGCGGGCGGACCACTGGTGGTGGCGCTTATCCTGTCGCGGATCGGCAGCATCGGCAAGCTCTACTGGTTCATGCCCCCCAGTGCCAACCTGGCGCTGCGCGAAATCGGTATCGTGCTATTTCTGGCCGTAGTCGGCTTCAAGTCCGGTGCCGGCTTTGTTGATACCCTGATCAACGGTGATGGCCCCTCCTGGATGCTATATGGGGCCGCCATTACCCTGATCCCGCTGCTGGTGGTCGGTGTGCTGGCGCGCCTCTACGGCAAGATGAACTATTTGACCCTGTGCGGTTTGCTGGCCGGCTCCATGACCGATCCTCCCGCGCTGGCCTTTGCCAACGCCATGCACCCGACCAGTGGTGCCAGTGCGCTCTCATACGCCACTGTCTACCCGCTGGTGATGTTCCTGCGGATCATTTCGCCGCAGCTCTTGGCTATCATCCTCTGGGCTGGCGCCTAG
- a CDS encoding septation protein A produces MKQFIEFIPLIVFFAVYKFYDIYMATGALVVVTGLQLAYSWIRYRKVEKMQLFTFLLVGFFGGLTVFFHDDTFIKWKVTVINVLFALGLLISRYGFGKNLIKQMLAKELQAPDAVWDKVNLGWVGFFTVCGLLNLYVAFNLPQEMWVNFKVFGLLGMTLVFTLLSGVYLYRHIPAEQKNELKK; encoded by the coding sequence ATGAAGCAATTTATTGAATTTATTCCACTTATCGTTTTCTTCGCGGTCTACAAGTTTTACGACATCTACATGGCCACCGGCGCACTGGTGGTCGTCACCGGTCTGCAGCTCGCCTATAGCTGGATCCGCTATCGCAAGGTTGAGAAGATGCAGCTGTTCACCTTCCTGCTGGTCGGCTTCTTCGGTGGCCTCACCGTGTTCTTCCACGATGACACCTTCATCAAGTGGAAGGTGACAGTTATCAACGTGCTGTTCGCACTGGGTCTGCTCATCAGTCGCTACGGCTTTGGCAAGAACCTGATCAAGCAGATGCTGGCCAAGGAGCTGCAAGCGCCCGATGCGGTCTGGGACAAGGTCAATCTCGGCTGGGTCGGCTTCTTTACCGTCTGTGGCCTGCTCAACCTCTACGTGGCGTTCAACCTGCCGCAAGAGATGTGGGTCAACTTCAAGGTGTTCGGCCTGCTGGGGATGACGCTGGTCTTTACCCTGCTCAGCGGCGTCTATCTCTACCGCCACATCCCTGCCGAACAAAAGAACGAGCTTAAAAAATAA
- a CDS encoding SIS domain-containing protein produces MILGYSEEMLRTANGLATAREIQHQPATWRETLAMVEECRHTLDRFLAPLLAHGNLRVILTGAGTSAFAGRALAPYLSARLNSRFEAIASTDIVTDPAEYLAEDCPTLLISFARSGNSPESVAAVELASQLLDNCHHLVLTCNGEGALYRRCQQDGRSLALLMPPQTNDRSFAMTSSLTSMMLSCLAVFLPTQFNQQACAPLADASEAILEQVVQQVPAWNEPLPQRVIYLGSGSLQGVAQESALKLLELTAGRLVALFDSPTGFRHGPKSVVNAQTLIVQLISNDPYTRQYDLDLLRELRADGQAARVVAIADQHHPSIEEGEHIYLPHTLHGDDAQLAFCYLLYAQFYAFHTSLGLGISPDNPCPTGQVNRVVQGVNIYPFHQEGVL; encoded by the coding sequence ATGATTCTTGGTTATTCAGAAGAGATGCTGCGCACGGCCAACGGCCTGGCGACAGCCCGCGAAATTCAGCACCAACCGGCAACCTGGCGAGAGACCCTTGCCATGGTGGAGGAGTGCCGTCATACACTGGACCGATTTCTCGCCCCCCTGCTCGCCCATGGCAATCTGCGGGTGATCCTGACAGGTGCCGGTACCTCCGCTTTTGCCGGGCGAGCACTGGCTCCTTACCTCTCTGCACGCCTGAATAGCCGGTTCGAGGCGATTGCCTCCACCGATATCGTCACCGATCCGGCCGAATATCTGGCCGAGGATTGCCCGACCCTGCTCATCTCGTTCGCCCGTTCTGGCAATAGCCCGGAGAGCGTGGCTGCGGTCGAACTGGCCAGCCAGTTGCTCGACAACTGCCATCATCTGGTGCTCACCTGTAACGGCGAAGGGGCGCTCTATCGCCGCTGCCAACAAGATGGCCGCTCTCTGGCCCTGCTGATGCCGCCACAGACCAATGATCGCAGCTTTGCCATGACCAGCAGCTTGACCAGCATGATGCTGAGCTGTCTTGCCGTCTTCCTGCCAACACAGTTCAACCAGCAGGCTTGCGCACCGCTGGCTGACGCCAGTGAAGCGATCCTTGAGCAAGTTGTTCAGCAGGTGCCGGCATGGAATGAGCCGTTGCCACAACGGGTCATCTATCTTGGCAGCGGCAGCCTGCAAGGAGTCGCCCAGGAATCGGCGCTCAAGTTACTGGAACTGACCGCCGGCCGACTGGTCGCCCTGTTTGACTCTCCCACTGGTTTTCGCCATGGCCCCAAATCCGTCGTCAATGCACAGACTCTGATCGTTCAGCTCATCTCCAACGACCCCTATACCCGTCAATACGATCTGGATCTGCTGCGCGAACTGCGGGCTGATGGCCAGGCCGCCCGGGTGGTCGCCATCGCTGACCAGCACCATCCCTCCATTGAGGAAGGCGAGCACATCTATCTGCCCCACACCCTGCATGGTGACGATGCCCAGCTCGCCTTCTGTTACCTGCTCTATGCCCAGTTCTACGCCTTCCATACCTCGCTGGGACTGGGTATCAGCCCGGACAATCCCTGCCCAACAGGACAAGTCAACCGGGTCGTACAGGGGGTAAATATCTATCCGTTCCACCAAGAAGGAGTGCTGTGA
- a CDS encoding hemolysin III family protein yields MSGVMDYSPREELANRLSHGAGLLLGIVGLVLLLIKGWGQGTQALVSYSLYGGSLVLLYLASTLYHSMAEGRARRWCKVFDHCAIYLLIAGTYTPFLLVALDTPLAKGLMVVIWVLALAGVVFKLVFINRFKKLSLFTYLMLGWLSLVVIYQLYIHLAGEGLLLLGLGGLIYSLGVIFYVAKQIPYNHAIWHLFVLGGSVCHFMAIYGYVA; encoded by the coding sequence ATGAGTGGTGTGATGGATTACTCCCCCCGGGAAGAGCTGGCCAACCGGCTGAGCCACGGTGCGGGATTGTTGCTGGGGATTGTCGGGCTGGTGCTGCTGCTCATCAAGGGATGGGGACAGGGCACGCAGGCGCTGGTGAGCTACAGCCTCTATGGCGGCAGTCTGGTACTGCTCTATCTGGCCTCGACCCTGTATCACAGCATGGCGGAAGGGCGGGCCAGACGCTGGTGCAAGGTGTTTGATCACTGCGCCATCTATCTGCTGATTGCCGGTACTTACACTCCTTTTCTGCTGGTAGCGCTCGACACGCCGCTGGCGAAAGGGTTGATGGTGGTGATCTGGGTCTTGGCGCTGGCTGGCGTGGTGTTCAAGCTGGTGTTTATCAACCGCTTCAAGAAGTTGTCGCTGTTTACCTACCTGATGCTGGGCTGGCTGTCGCTGGTGGTCATCTATCAGCTCTACATCCATCTGGCCGGTGAGGGGCTGCTGCTGCTCGGGCTCGGCGGCCTTATCTACAGTCTCGGGGTTATCTTCTATGTGGCCAAGCAGATCCCCTATAACCACGCTATCTGGCATCTGTTTGTGCTGGGTGGCAGCGTTTGTCACTTTATGGCCATTTACGGCTACGTCGCCTAA
- the cysQ gene encoding 3'(2'),5'-bisphosphate nucleotidase CysQ, with amino-acid sequence MYPPDITDLEPVARAAGAAIMAIYSQPFAVEYKSDESPLTAADKGAHEVIVQGLARLTPDIPVLSEESGPEVMVARHGWSRYWLVDPLDGTKEFVSRNGEFTVNIALIEEGAPRWGLVYAPVLDKLWYGGKGLGAWRITDGKRESIQTRPHREGEAWRVVGSRNHLSQETLDFLAPFGEIELVSMGSSLKFCIIAEGDAELYPRLAPTCEWDTGAAQAVLEGAGGCVTQLDGSPLAYNKPDILNPWFVARA; translated from the coding sequence ATGTACCCCCCCGATATCACCGACCTTGAACCTGTCGCTCGCGCGGCAGGGGCGGCCATCATGGCCATTTACAGCCAGCCCTTCGCGGTGGAGTACAAGAGCGACGAGAGTCCGCTGACCGCGGCCGACAAGGGGGCTCATGAGGTGATAGTGCAGGGGTTGGCACGGCTGACTCCCGACATTCCCGTATTGTCGGAGGAGTCGGGGCCCGAGGTGATGGTGGCGCGCCACGGCTGGTCACGCTACTGGCTGGTGGATCCCCTCGACGGTACCAAGGAGTTTGTCTCCCGCAATGGCGAGTTCACCGTCAATATCGCGCTGATTGAAGAGGGTGCGCCGCGTTGGGGGCTGGTCTATGCTCCTGTGCTGGACAAGCTCTGGTATGGCGGCAAGGGGCTAGGGGCATGGCGCATCACCGATGGCAAGCGCGAGTCTATCCAGACCCGGCCTCATCGTGAAGGAGAGGCGTGGCGAGTGGTGGGCAGTCGTAACCACCTGTCGCAGGAGACTCTCGATTTCCTGGCTCCTTTTGGCGAGATCGAGCTGGTTTCCATGGGCAGCTCCCTCAAGTTCTGCATCATCGCAGAGGGGGACGCCGAGCTCTATCCGCGCCTCGCACCCACCTGCGAGTGGGACACCGGTGCGGCGCAGGCGGTGCTGGAGGGAGCGGGGGGCTGCGTCACCCAACTCGATGGCTCACCCCTTGCCTACAACAAGCCCGATATCCTCAACCCCTGGTTTGTCGCCAGGGCGTGA
- the kbaZ gene encoding tagatose-bisphosphate aldolase subunit KbaZ — protein sequence MKSMLALVERHKQGEQVGIYAVCSAHPLVLEAALRLAAEGDQLLLVEATSNQVDQFGGYTGMTPADFRDLLYQLAAECQFPAHRLILGGDHLGPNRWQGEPAEQAMTHAEKLIACYVAAGFKKIHLDCSMSCQGDPVPLTDELVAERAARLAQIAEQTCLATFGQSDLVYVIGTEVPVPGGAHEDLAELAVTTPEAARHTLEAHQQAFAQVGLAHIWPRVIGLVVQPGVEFDHTHIIDYQPAKAAPLSRMIEAYPHLVFEAHSTDYQTPEVYRQLVRDHFAILKVGPALTFALREALFALAAIEEELVVAKACSGLRQVMEETMLDRPDFWRSHYQGSANECRLARGYSYSDRIRYYWPDARVDECYARLLTNLAAEPIPLPLLSQHLPLQYRKVRQGTLSANPHELILDQVQEVLRSYANACSTASPCPSQLDPVV from the coding sequence ATGAAATCCATGCTGGCACTGGTCGAAAGACATAAACAGGGAGAACAGGTCGGGATCTATGCCGTCTGCTCCGCTCACCCGCTGGTGCTGGAGGCCGCTTTGCGTTTGGCCGCCGAAGGGGATCAACTGTTGCTGGTCGAGGCTACTTCCAATCAGGTGGATCAGTTCGGTGGTTACACCGGCATGACTCCAGCCGATTTTCGTGATCTCTTGTATCAACTGGCTGCCGAGTGCCAATTTCCGGCACACCGACTCATTCTCGGAGGCGATCACCTTGGTCCCAACCGCTGGCAAGGTGAGCCTGCCGAGCAGGCCATGACCCATGCCGAAAAGCTGATTGCCTGCTATGTTGCCGCCGGGTTCAAGAAGATCCATCTCGACTGCAGCATGTCTTGTCAGGGTGATCCGGTGCCGCTGACCGATGAGCTGGTCGCAGAGCGGGCCGCCCGTCTGGCGCAGATCGCCGAGCAAACCTGTCTGGCCACCTTTGGCCAGAGCGATCTGGTCTATGTGATTGGCACCGAGGTGCCGGTGCCGGGTGGTGCCCATGAAGATCTGGCCGAGCTGGCCGTCACCACACCAGAAGCTGCTCGCCATACCCTGGAGGCCCATCAGCAAGCCTTCGCTCAGGTTGGCCTGGCCCATATCTGGCCACGGGTGATCGGACTCGTTGTCCAGCCAGGGGTCGAGTTTGACCACACTCACATCATCGATTACCAACCCGCGAAAGCGGCACCACTGAGCCGGATGATTGAAGCCTACCCCCATCTGGTGTTCGAGGCTCACTCCACCGATTACCAGACCCCCGAGGTCTACCGCCAACTTGTTCGCGACCACTTTGCCATTCTCAAGGTCGGCCCGGCCCTCACCTTCGCCCTGCGTGAAGCACTGTTTGCCCTTGCCGCCATCGAAGAGGAGCTGGTTGTCGCCAAGGCCTGCTCGGGCCTGCGCCAGGTGATGGAAGAGACCATGCTGGATCGCCCCGACTTCTGGCGCAGCCACTATCAGGGCAGTGCCAACGAATGCCGACTCGCTCGCGGTTACAGCTACTCAGACCGCATTCGTTACTACTGGCCCGATGCGCGCGTCGATGAGTGCTATGCCAGATTGCTCACCAACCTGGCCGCAGAGCCAATTCCCTTGCCACTGCTCAGCCAGCACCTGCCCCTGCAGTACCGCAAGGTTCGTCAGGGCACCCTGTCGGCCAATCCCCATGAGCTCATTCTCGATCAGGTGCAGGAAGTGTTGCGCAGCTATGCCAACGCCTGCAGCACAGCCAGCCCCTGTCCTTCCCAGCTCGACCCTGTTGTTTAA
- the agaV gene encoding PTS N-acetylgalactosamine transporter subunit IIB, giving the protein MPNIVLSRIDERLIHGQVGVQWVGFAGANLVLVANDEVAEDPIQQNLMEMVLAEGIAVRFWPIQKVIDNIHKAADRQKILLVCKNPSDFNTLVQGGVPISRINVGNMHYADGKRQIHKTVSVDEQDITAFRALRDAHVECYVQGVPTEPAQDIFNLL; this is encoded by the coding sequence ATGCCCAATATCGTATTGAGCCGGATCGATGAGCGCCTGATCCACGGTCAGGTCGGTGTCCAGTGGGTCGGCTTTGCCGGTGCCAATCTGGTGCTGGTTGCCAACGACGAAGTGGCAGAGGACCCCATCCAGCAGAACCTGATGGAAATGGTGCTGGCCGAAGGCATTGCGGTGCGGTTCTGGCCGATCCAGAAGGTGATCGACAACATCCACAAGGCGGCGGATCGCCAGAAGATCCTGCTGGTCTGCAAAAATCCTAGCGACTTCAACACCCTAGTTCAGGGAGGTGTCCCCATCTCCCGGATCAACGTCGGCAACATGCACTACGCCGACGGCAAGCGTCAAATCCACAAGACCGTCTCCGTGGACGAACAGGACATCACCGCATTTCGCGCCCTGCGGGACGCCCATGTCGAGTGCTATGTCCAGGGCGTGCCGACCGAACCGGCACAGGACATATTCAATTTGCTCTGA
- a CDS encoding EAL domain-containing protein, whose translation MTHILTPDLLQLIIDQLPMSIFCRDNHGRYLLVNREFAKEARFGSPAEVVGKTDAEMPWGDVFRREDEQLFAGGVPMLHQQFHCDRGGNTCWMEVHKVPLYTPQGEACAVFGVVNEIAQRKSLEQTVKKQQLLQRYLLDAIPDLIRFDDHNGVLLACNQAFLDFIGQGADEVLGQQLPFRLAAPQGMGHGECCLLDACGQGRHMQITRVDVPDGDGHSLGILTLGRDITGLRTTQAQLQQEQHYDSLTGLLKLSRFLQTSRHLGGRSATLVLIDLHHFREINDRFGIRIADRLLSQVAKRLQQLVPPHSLLCRVAADDFSLLLPDFNEPLQEWSQHLQQQLMEHYQVEEHRIQIPVFLGLAQGWASDAERLLSHAEAALAQGKRQQQYCTLFDPELHARLKRRQLIAAQLPLAIKSAQLVAVYQPIICTRTHRLHGAELLCRWPHPELGMISPDEFIPLAEEMGIIGQLGQLMLELGCAQLAQWQTAQPDMVLSINLSPLQFRDPALCERVSTCIVRHGLKPSQLELEITEGVLMENADEIETNLANLIAAGFQLAIDDFGTGYCSLAYLPRLQVATLKLDRSFTQGLVSNTTTTAIVRSVIGLGHELGIRITAEGVETPEQQQWLTETGCDRLQGYLFSRPLPPAEFAASYLA comes from the coding sequence GTGACTCATATACTCACCCCGGACCTGCTGCAGCTGATCATCGACCAATTGCCAATGAGTATCTTCTGTCGGGATAACCATGGGCGTTACCTGCTCGTCAATCGCGAGTTCGCCAAGGAGGCTCGATTCGGCTCGCCAGCCGAGGTGGTCGGCAAGACAGATGCAGAGATGCCCTGGGGTGATGTGTTTCGCCGCGAGGATGAGCAGCTGTTTGCCGGGGGCGTACCGATGCTTCATCAGCAGTTTCATTGTGACCGGGGCGGGAATACTTGCTGGATGGAGGTGCACAAGGTGCCGCTTTACACCCCGCAGGGAGAGGCGTGCGCGGTGTTCGGTGTGGTTAACGAGATTGCCCAGCGCAAGAGCCTGGAGCAGACGGTCAAAAAGCAGCAGTTGTTGCAGCGTTATCTGCTCGATGCCATTCCTGACCTGATCCGCTTTGATGATCACAACGGGGTGTTGCTGGCGTGTAATCAGGCATTCCTCGACTTTATCGGGCAGGGGGCGGATGAGGTGCTGGGTCAGCAACTGCCGTTCCGGCTGGCGGCGCCACAGGGAATGGGTCATGGCGAGTGTTGTCTGCTGGATGCCTGCGGGCAAGGGCGACACATGCAGATCACCCGGGTCGATGTCCCCGATGGTGATGGCCACTCTCTCGGGATCCTGACGCTGGGGCGTGACATCACCGGCCTGCGCACAACTCAGGCGCAGTTGCAGCAGGAGCAGCACTACGACAGTCTGACCGGGCTGCTCAAACTTTCCCGTTTCTTGCAGACCAGCCGCCATCTGGGGGGCCGCAGCGCCACGCTGGTGCTGATCGATCTGCACCATTTTCGCGAGATCAACGATCGCTTCGGGATCCGGATTGCCGACCGCCTGCTCAGCCAGGTGGCCAAGCGGTTGCAGCAGCTGGTGCCACCACATTCCCTGCTCTGTCGGGTCGCTGCCGATGACTTCAGTCTGTTGCTGCCCGATTTCAACGAGCCATTGCAGGAGTGGAGCCAGCATCTGCAGCAGCAGTTGATGGAGCACTATCAGGTGGAAGAGCATCGCATTCAGATCCCGGTGTTTCTGGGGCTGGCCCAGGGGTGGGCAAGCGATGCCGAACGGTTGCTCAGCCATGCCGAGGCTGCGCTGGCGCAGGGCAAACGGCAGCAGCAGTACTGCACCCTGTTTGATCCCGAGCTGCATGCCCGGCTCAAGCGGCGTCAGCTGATCGCCGCCCAGTTGCCGCTCGCCATCAAGTCCGCCCAGCTGGTTGCCGTCTATCAGCCGATCATCTGTACCCGTACTCATCGGCTGCACGGTGCCGAGCTGCTCTGTCGCTGGCCTCATCCCGAGTTGGGGATGATCTCCCCCGACGAGTTCATTCCGTTGGCGGAAGAGATGGGGATCATCGGCCAACTTGGCCAGTTGATGCTGGAGCTGGGGTGTGCCCAGCTGGCGCAGTGGCAAACCGCGCAGCCGGATATGGTGCTCTCCATCAACCTCTCGCCGCTGCAGTTCCGTGATCCGGCGCTCTGTGAACGGGTCTCTACCTGTATCGTTCGCCATGGCCTCAAGCCCAGTCAGCTGGAGCTAGAGATCACCGAAGGGGTGCTGATGGAGAACGCCGACGAGATTGAGACCAACCTCGCCAACCTGATCGCCGCCGGTTTTCAGCTGGCTATCGATGACTTCGGCACCGGGTACTGCTCGCTGGCCTATTTGCCGCGTTTGCAAGTGGCGACCCTTAAGCTGGATCGCAGCTTCACCCAGGGGCTGGTCAGCAATACCACAACCACCGCCATCGTGCGTTCGGTGATCGGGTTGGGCCATGAGCTGGGGATCCGGATCACCGCCGAAGGGGTGGAGACGCCCGAGCAGCAGCAGTGGCTGACCGAGACGGGGTGTGATCGGCTACAGGGCTATCTGTTCAGCCGCCCCCTGCCGCCGGCGGAGTTTGCTGCCAGCTATCTGGCGTGA
- a CDS encoding YciI family protein, with protein MWYLIYSEDVPNSLPLRKQVRPAHLARLQALQDEGRLLTAGPHPAIDAEDPADAGFTGSTVIAEFASLADAKAWADADPYVTAGVFAKVTIKPFKKVL; from the coding sequence ATGTGGTATCTCATCTACTCCGAAGATGTCCCAAATAGCCTGCCGCTGCGCAAGCAGGTTCGCCCTGCTCACTTGGCCCGGCTGCAAGCGCTGCAGGATGAAGGGCGCCTGCTGACTGCTGGCCCCCACCCGGCTATCGATGCCGAGGACCCAGCCGATGCAGGCTTTACCGGCAGCACCGTCATCGCCGAATTTGCCTCGCTGGCTGACGCCAAAGCCTGGGCCGATGCCGACCCCTATGTGACCGCCGGTGTTTTTGCCAAGGTCACCATCAAGCCGTTCAAGAAAGTCTTATAA